The following proteins are co-located in the Halictus rubicundus isolate RS-2024b chromosome 1, iyHalRubi1_principal, whole genome shotgun sequence genome:
- the LOC143357538 gene encoding uncharacterized protein LOC143357538 gives MMAQPSDPAPVHCYTNPSFCRQSEYIPEDQTDLPPPPQFQTSDDLPPPPPPLQLQGQSNPAFQGPVERVENCGVRDRYCYLDENRSHPTHRRYASVPVEEHHSVYNQTSRYEYIPDEQRGPLQRRGSSRYDFIPHQQVQQRSATAPNQDDARETQMQLCRNNAGRYAAVPGDQEFQDEDPAWGKHNSPGRRHINTPQGRYSRVPLQEEDPPALPERNPHEISPRNNLATQKLHEILTTPRKPRSKSEERTLSPKRRQSFSQTGTPQRRALTPGGSPTGRTFSPSRSTPQGTPQNRTYSPSGPQTSTPNKEPSARRCLPLLENTSRQDLCPASNCGRLRYVGTAPVDLVSMGHGEPPPRYAYMESGPESVPMVSGSPRYQVIPAGQKRSGYQSVESAFIARTAVVPPLSPPHSDANTTLASGLEKNDRRNAPLLLVLVGILTCGLALYLSWTQGRRYYYDSAAGCGACCTLAGACRTLRRTWTGLGLAGLSALSCAGLLLLAAKSPKAGTPLHDVTAGALCGVSLLGAGLALIALLAPRCNLGRHRRVHSWIPRLSP, from the exons ATGATGGCTCAGCCGTCGGACCCGGCCCCGGTGCACTGCtacaccaacccctccttctgCAGACAATCAGAGTACATCCCCGAGGATCAGACCGATCTTCCACCCCCGCCTCAGTTTCAGACCTCGGACGATCTTCCTCCCCCGCCTCCACCCTTGCAACTGCAAGGCCAGAGCAACCCAGCATTCCAAGGACCCGTGGAGAGGGTTGAGAACTGCGGGGTGAGAGACAG GTATTGTTATCTGGACGAGAACAGAAGCCACCCGACGCACCGCAGGTACGCCAGCGTTCCGGTGGAGGAGCATCACTCGGTTTATAACCAAACCTCCAGGTACGAGTACATACCCGACGAGCAGAGGGGCCCGTTGCAGAGGAGGGGCTCCTCCAGGTACGACTTCATTCCACACCAGCAGGTGCAACAGCGTTCCGCAACGGCGCCCAACCAAGACGATGCCCGCGAGACGCAGATGCAACTCTGCAGGAACAACGCCGGAAGGTACGCCGCTGTACCGGGTGACCAGGAGTTCCAGGATGAAGACCCTGCATGGGGAAAGCATAACTCGCCTGGAAGACGGCACATCAACACGCCGCAAG GTCGTTACAGTAGAGTGCCTCTGCAAGAGGAAGACCCTCCAGCGCTGCCCGAGAGGAACCCGCACGAGATCTCGCCGAGGAATAATTTGGCTACGCAGAAGCTGCACGAGATTCTGACTACGCCCAGGAAACCGAGATCTAAATCCGAAGAGAGGACTCTGTCTCCGAAAAGGCGGCAGTCCTTCAGTCAAACCGGAACGCCACAAAGGAGGGCGCTGACTCCAGGTGGCTCTCCAACCG GTCGAACATTCAGCCCCAGTCGATCCACGCCCCAAGGAACGCCGCAGAATAGGACGTACTCGCCTTCAGGACCCCAGACCTCCACACCCAACAAAGAGCCCTCGGCTCGAAGGTGTCTACCTCTGCTAGAGAACACTTCGAGGCAGGACCTCTGTCCAGCCAGCAACTGTGGAAGACTGCGATACGTTGGCACAGCCCCGGTCGACCTTGTGTCGATGGGTCACGGTGAACCACCGCCACGGTACGCGTACATGGAAAGCGGACCTGAGTCCGTGCCTATGGTATCCGGTTCGCCGAGATATCAGGTGATACCCGCAGGACAGAAGAGGAGCGGATATCAAAGCGTGGAGAGCGCATTCATCGCTAGAACCGCCGTG GTTCCGCCATTGTCGCCGCCGCACAGCGACGCGAACACAACCTTGGCCAGCGGTTTGGAGAAAAACGATAGGAGAAACGCACCGCTGTTATTGGTGCTGGTCGGCATCCTGACTTGCGGTTTGGCGCTATATCTGTCGTGGACACAGGGCAGAAG GTACTACTACGACAGTGCTGCAGGTTGCGGGGCGTGCTGCACCCTGGCTGGAGCTTGCAGGACTCTGAGAAGAACCTGGACAGGACTAGGCCTCGCAGGACTCTCTGCTCTCAGCTGTGCAGGACTTTTGCTACTGGCTGCTAAATCCCCGAAAGCTGGAACTCCTTTACACGATGTCACAGCTGGAGCACTCTGCGGAGTCTCGCTCCTGGGAGCTGGGCTCGCGCTGATCGCACTTCTGGCCCCAAGGTGCAACCTGGGACGCCACAGGAGGGTGCATTCTTGGATCCCGCGGCTGTCCCCCTGA
- the LOC143357496 gene encoding receptor-type tyrosine-protein phosphatase delta translates to MSVAEVLILAVQFAVVSGKLAVLRGKEDTYYKNRILICVSDDDGAGLTWNSNLNWFYSSYQFTDRRDVTAFKNPDEPRQRSQLDCELGWFNNCASSWSTEGWNRTNSSETPMGPVLDRRWEEFEEHFIKTDEYQFIHTMQSMSPLVVSIRGTTDAYILICWGDRCTTNSSYWIVIGGWNNTNRSVIRKCVNGVPKPNEYPIEDSCQQERDNITHAPLSPFEWKTFVVTWNESTGNISVYDSERMILTFVESEKLLSRQNANYNLFVRSRKPALFRFHLYDFLHTTNQDAVLASPELSVTTTNFCVEMAVGLCAECQLELTLANPSSGSVEQTLALIKGSPTVHGLPAWQYVRVEKTLSSGNSRVTLRMVTILKQETPNPLWAVANVRSCPWPGSTRKGKMTATVDYHDSRYYWPNVTCQKLFYNENTVVTSLPVATLNMEFADSDCPSDKVGPYCSVSCTKDLQLQADCRSAAICEEPGCTCPSGFTGPRCDTICAPKQYGHDCKRTCGFCLDNECNSRTGECMFGCDLSRGYKLPPLCKIGIDPLPPPTIDFINETSIYVSLPKKEEYQLVFPTYVCEILKEGEQSERNFEDVTVSGNDTKLFAYSVSLQPGVSYSIRCSLKTNNLYHIEGEWTNFMTRCNPSTNFEVKQKNTSLILKRNSVSQDSTSCPVKWYNFIIEDRDTGRQTHNGPLSSLPYEFENLTPYTIYKIMITREGKDYFSREVRTLEAAPSKVRNIKSKTTSSTVKLSWNRPSRENGIVKKYQVVLKTIEYFGCTDYGLSSPQKELRTSTTLTTTIEFSQLAPYAKYTAKISACNSFCSEDKGITFSTDQAVIPSETFSNVRLEGFVLAWSPPEDCSTITGSLLAKIIITGVSEAVKNFNVTKRTSIETLNVRNILHGAEDYVARIYAIRSWKSPYDESVVRRFPFRSPPKEPPPVRNLEAYEFNAKNGIMQLRWQEPKPPLNGEILRYHVQGNAYNQLWTVLPGDYCSLWTEYICAIIKITYPLFSVPSRTEIIKVLVENKNVSTYSIPSSVPVLREAFPPSQPEVFRLQAFPEGVVGVTWSHPWKTGGRLRRFNLIISTKSTNLREGAQLGPARREYPVENYQREYKDRLYLMPSTTYNISIVAETVEGLFSEEKFDRVHTPLAIAFEKDLTLEVRNESSMILLHIPVVLNDTRHSVMHVIVKGSQPCSHYTKASRVLTEEAGIDYYDTAWRAATLPTNEIAGKPFMVGDNKLYDGVVNCPLKPQESYVIAVVLVTGEDLQNSKVVLAKSLSVHMGEVPKRPIAFWLIPIIVALILAAVAFYLYRRKRMKPLADEVPQEEVVLAVNLPNQEDRESLNSNRILTSTPIASRKECLSRVDTLPDDSLLLAGYDDANQKENNSSLVKVKDFEDYVKQAIESGLLDKQYNTMPRGQTKPWDYGKLPQNKPKNRYANLIAYDENRVILEKLPDDPHSDYINANYIKGYKKEKCYIATQGPKPATVNDFWRMVWQEESLIICMLANVIENGKIKCEQYWPDIGKKKKYGDLVVFNAKHTVYADYTFRTLHLTSGEETRKIEHLHYTAWPDHGVPLSTHSVVTYLKKLLATSPGNGPAVVHCSAGVGRTGTIILCDICLRRAAAEGMVDVFAETASIRSQRANMVDTKQQYLLAHLTLLECLLSISTSLPCDELLPVKINELKNQLPIQQQSLEKAIWQDEALRPAASKMVLSKCNLNKNRFPELASARIGRVYLKRYPPTDEDSDYISAVYVDGVKMQNQYIATQLPMPGTLGDFWRMVAEYKIELIVALQPPDPDDPTCCSIVPSSEFKPVPYINIKTKETITNDYYSLERLTLLDNMTKPPTEQQVTIATSTEWKPGKNQDPPSMIALVTLWQATEKIARGDGPTVVLCHDGVTGCGLYLALNVLLERMAVERECDVCLASRAVRRSNHGFVKSLEQMEYLYDAAITYLKYFETYANFT, encoded by the exons ATGAGCGTGGCAGAAGTGCTGATTCTCGCGGTACAGTTCGCTGTCGTTTCTGGAAAACTGGCTGTCCTCAGAGGAAAAGAAGATACGTACTACAAGAACAGAATATTGATCTGCGTTTCCGACGACGACGGCGCGGGATTAACATGGAACAGTAATTTGAACTGGTTCTACAGTAGTTATCAGTTTACTGATAGACGGGACGTCACCG CATTCAAAAACCCAGACGAGCCCCGTCAAAGGAGTCAACTGGACTGTGAGTTGGGCTGGTTTAATAACTGCGCCTCATCCTGGAGCACCGAAGGCTGGAACCGAACAAACTCCTCAGAGACACCTATGGGACCCGTGCTCGATCGACGATGGGAAG AGTTCGAAGAGCACTTCATTAAAACGGACGAGTACCAGTTTATCCACACGATGCAGAGTATGTCACCGCTCGTGGTCTCCATTCGAGGAACGACGGATGCTTACATACTAATTTGTTGGGGCGACAGGTGTACCACCAATTCGAGCTACTGGATAGTCATTGGTGGCTGGAACAATACAAA TAGATCGGTGATACGAAAATGTGTGAATGGCGTGCCAAAGCCGAACGAGTATCCAATAGAGGATTCCTGCCAGCAGGAAAGAGATAATATCACG CACGCGCCGCTCTCCCCGTTCGAGTGGAAAACGTTCGTTGTAACGTGGAACGAAAGCACGGGCAACATTTCGGTTTACGACAGCGAGAGGATGATCCTGACGTTCGTTGAGAGTGAGAAACTCTTGTCGAGACAGAATGCTAACTACAACCTGTTCGTGCGGAGCAGGAAACCGGCGCTGTTTCGGTTTCACTTAT ACGATTTCCTCCACACGACCAACCAAGACGCGGTCCTCGCGAGTCCCGAACTGTCCGTAACTACCACCAACTTTTGCGTTGAAATGGCAGTCGGATTGTGTGCAGAGTGTCAGCTGGAATTGACGCTGGCGAATCCGTCCAGCGGAAGCGTCGAACAAACTTTGGCATTGATAAAAGGGTCTCCCACCGTTCACGGTTTGCCAGCATGGCAATACGTGCGGGTGGAGAAGACCCTTTCTTCGGGAAATTCGAGAGTGACACTGAGAATGGTTACTATACTGAAGCAGGAGACACCTAATCCATTGTGGGCGGTGGCAAATGTACGCTCGTGTCCATGGCCAG GTTCTACACGAAAGGGGAAAATGACTGCGACCGTGGATTACCATGATTCGAGATACTATTGGCCGAACGTTACCTGTCAGAAACTGTTCTACAACGAAAACACCGTCGTGACTAGTTTGCCTGTTGCCACGTTGAACATGGAATTCG CTGATTCAGATTGTCCATCGGACAAAGTGGGACCGTACTGCTCTGTCAGCTGCACCAAGGATCTGCAGCTCCAGGCAGACTGCAGGAGTGCAGCGATCTGCGAGGAGCCAGGCTGTACCTGTCCATCTGGCTTCACTGGGCCACGTTGTGACACAA TTTGCGCCCCTAAGCAGTATGGCCACGATTGCAAACGGACTTGCGGCTTTTGCTTAGACAACGAATGCAATTCTCGCACCGGAGAGTGCATGTTCGGTTGCGACCTGTCGAGAGGGTACAAATTACCACCCCTCTGTAAAATAG GTATCGATCCTCTTCCACCACCGACCATTGATTTCATCAACGAGACGTCGATTTACGTTTCTCTTCCAAAGAAGGAGGAATATCAATTAGTATTCCCGACTTACGTGTGTGAGATACTG AAAGAAGGAGAACAGAGCGAACGCAATTTCGAAGACGTTACGGTGTCGGGCAACGATACCAAATTATTTGCATACAGCGTCAGCTTGCAACCTGGTGTTTCCTATAGTATTAGATGCAGTTTGAAGACGAATAATCTCTATCACATTGAGGGAGAATGGACGAATTTCATGACACGTTGCAATC CGAGCACCAACTTCGAAGTGAAACAGAAGAACACGAGCTTGATACTAAAGAGGAATTCGGTGTCGCAGGATTCGACCTCCTGTCCGGTTAAATGGTACAATTTCATTATCGAGGACCGAGACACGGGTCGACAAACTCATAACGGACCTCTGAGCAGCCTGCCGTACGAATTTGAAAACCTGACACCATACACTATCTATAAAATCATGATCACGAGAGAAGGAAAGGATTACTTCTCGCGCGAAGTTCGAACTCTCGAAGCAG CACCGTCGAAAGTGAGAAACATCAAAAGCAAAACGACGTCGAGCACCGTGAAGTTGAGCTGGAACCGTCCTTCGCGCGAAAACGGAATCGTAAAGAAATACCAAGTTGTGCTGAAG ACCATTGAGTATTTCGGCTGCACCGATTACGGTTTAAGTTCACCGCAAAAAGAGCTGAGAACATCCACCACGCTCACCACCACCATAGAATTCTCACAGCTAGCGCCGTATGCGAAGTACACTGCGAAGATCTCAGCCTGCAACTCCTTTTGCAGCGAGGACAAGGGAATTACGTTCTCCACCGATCAAGCTG TGATCCCCTCTGAGACGTTCAGCAACGTCAGGCTCGAGGGATTCGTGCTAGCGTGGAGTCCGCCAGAAGACTGCAGCACAATTACCGGCAGTCTGTTGGCCAAAATTATCATCACCGGCGTCAGTGAAGCAGTAAAAAACTTCAATGTCACGAAGAGAACGTCGATAGAAACCTTAAATGTTAGAAACATCCTTCATGGCGCGGAGGACTATGTGGCGAGGATCTACGCGATCCGAAGCTGGAAATCTCCGTACGACGAGTCCGTTGTTCGGAGGTTCCCTTTCAGGTCACCCCCGAAAG AGCCGCCGCCAGTGAGAAATCTAGAAGCGTACGAGTTCAACGCCAAAAACGGTATCATGCAGCTGAGATGGCAGGAACCAAAGCCACCCCTCAATGGAGAAATACTGCGCTATCATGTGCAGGGAAACGCATACAATCAATTGTGGACCGTATTGCCAGGAGACTATTGCTCTCTGTGGACGGAGTATATCTGCGCGATTATAAagattacctatcctctattctctgtTCCCTCAAGAACGGAAATAATTAAG GTGTTAGTAGAGAACAAGAACGTTTCCACCTACAGCATACCAAGCTCCGTTCCTGTCCTCCGCGAAGCGTTCCCGCCGAGTCAACCGGAAGTCTTTCGACTTCAGGCGTTTCCTGAAGGTGTGGTCGGCGTGACCTGGTCCCATCCGTGGAAAACAGGTGGACGTCTCCGCAGGTTCAATCTGATCATAAGCACGAAGTCCACGAATCTCAGAGAGGGTGCGCAATTGGGGCCCGCGCGGCGCGAATATCCAGTGGAGAATTACCAAAGAGAATACAAGGATCGATTGTACCTAATGCCATCGACCACCTACAACATCTCCATCGTTGCCGAGACAGTCGAGGGTTTGTTCAGCGAGGAAAAGTTCGATCGGGTGCATACACCTCTGGCGATCGCGTTCGAAAAGGACCTGACCTTGGAAGTGCGGAACGAAAGTTCAATGATACTGTTGCACATTCCTGTGGTTTTGAATGACACGCGGCACAGCGTAATGCATGTGATCGTGAAAGGCTCTCAGCCCTGCAGTCACTATACCAAGGCGAGTCGCGTCCTCACCGAGGAAGCGGGGATCGACTACTATGACACCGCATGGCGCGCGGCCACTTTACCC ACGAACGAGATCGCCGGCAAACCGTTCATGGTAGGCGACAACAAACTGTACGATGGTGTGGTAAACTGTCCTCTGAAGCCGCAAGAGTCCTACGTGATAGCTGTGGTTCTGGTAACGGGTGAGGATTTGCAGAATAGCAAGGTTGTGCTCGCGAAATCGTTGTCTGTGCACATGGGCGAGGTGCCTAAGCGACCAATCGCGTTCTGGCTTATCCCTATCATCGTGGCTCTTATCTTAGCAGCCGTAGCTTTCTATCTCTACCGAAG aaaaagaatGAAACCACTGGCGGACGAAGTTCCCCAGGAGGAAGTTGTCCTCGCCGTGAACTTACCGAACCAGGAGGATAGGGAGTCTTTGAATTCGAATCGAATTTTAACCAGCACGCCTATAGCATCTCGCAAAGAATGTCTGTCGCGCGTCGACACGCTACCCGACGATTCTTTGCTACTCGCCGGCTACGACGACGCTAATCAAAAGGAAAATAATAGCTCGCTGGTGAAAGTGAAGGACTTCGAGGATTACGTGAAGCAAGCCATCGAGTCGGGTCTCTTGGATAAACAGTACAAC ACAATGCCCAGGGGCCAGACCAAGCCGTGGGATTATGGCAAGCTGCCGCAGAACAAACCGAAGAATCGGTACGCGAACCTCATAGCCT ATGATGAGAACCGAGTGATATTGGAAAAACTACCAGACGATCCTCACTCCGATTACATCAACGCAAATTACATCAAGGGTTACAAGAAGGAGAAGTGTTACATAGCAACACAGGGACCGAAACCAGCTACAGTAAACGATTTCTGGAGGATGGTCTGGCAGGAGGAGAGCCTGATCATCTGCATGCTGGCGAACGTGATAGAGAATGGAAAG ATCAAGTGCGAGCAATATTGGCCGGACAttgggaagaagaagaagtacgGGGATCTAGTTGTCTTCAACGCGAAACATACTGTGTACGCTGATTACACGTTCCGCACGTTGCATCTGACTAGCGGAGAAGAGACTCGCAAG ATCGAACATCTGCACTACACCGCATGGCCTGACCACGGAGTGCCGCTGTCAACACACTCGGTGGTGACGTACTTGAAGAAGCTGTTGGCAACGTCACCCGGAAATGGGCCCGCCGTGGTCCACTGCAGCGCAGGCGTCGGCAGAACGGGAACCATAATTCTCTGCGACATCTGTCTACGAAGAGCTGCCGCCGAGGGG ATGGTCGACGTATTCGCCGAGACTGCGTCCATTAGGAGCCAAAGGGCCAACATGGTGGATACTAAGCAACAATATCTGTTAGCACATTTGACTCTCCTCGAGTGTCTACTTTCTATCTCGACGTCTCTACCCTGTGACGAACTCTTGCCCGTGAAGATCAACGAGCTGAAGAACCAGTTGCCCATTCAACAGCAAAG TCTAGAAAAGGCAATCTGGCAAGACGAAGCCCTTAGGCCAGCAGCCAGCAAAATGGTCCTGTCGAAATGCAATCTCAACAAAAACAGATTCCCAGAGTTAGCTTCAG CGAGAATCGGCAGGGTGTACTTGAAGAGGTATCCACCGACAGACGAGGACAGCGATTACATATCCGCAGTGTACGTGGACGGTGTTAAAATGCAGAATCAGTATATCGCGACGCAATTGCCCATGCCAGGGACGCTTGGTGATTTCTGGAGGATGGTCGCAGAGTATAAAATCGAATTGATCGTCGCTTTGCAACCACCTGACCCCGATGACCCG ACGTGTTGCTCGATCGTCCCAAGCTCGGAGTTCAAACCAGTGCCATATATAAATATCAAAACGAAGGAAACTATCACGAACGACTACTACTCGCTAGAGAGGCTAACTCTGCTCGACAATATGACG AAGCCCCCTACTGAGCAACAAGTGACGATAGCAACTTCGACGGAATGGAAACCCGGAAAAAATCAAGATccaccgtcgatgatcgcacTGGTGACACTGTGGCAAGCCACAGAGAAGATCGCCAGGGGAGATGGACCAACAGTCGTCCTCTGCCA CGACGGTGTCACCGGCTGTGGGCTCTATTTAGCCTTAAATGTACTGTTGGAGAGAATGGCTGTGGAACGAGAATGTGACGTTTGTTTGGCCAGTCGCGCGGTTAGGCGATCTAATCATGGTTTCGTCAAGAGTCTG GAGCAAATGGAGTACTTGTATGACGCAGCGATCACATACTTGAAATACTTCGAGACATACGCGAACTTCACTTGA
- the LOC143357547 gene encoding putative inactive tRNA-specific adenosine deaminase-like protein 3: MAMTSTKRSKEDKTEKTRSWLAKPILSSEFTDDPPLEDVYAGLLKQKRDISTAIPKISAILPGFNHLKRCSASKLLLAPLKTTKPLDSAGSSSEEDTLTQDELKTMLNDKGFDLTLLEDDFEIIKVPSRPARTKSQAAQASKIWPLNFHPDPTVEKLIDGSIFTERHLELIEGYMSIAVEAARLEAVGNEICNGSAVIVDPEDGRVLAIAASRIDLHPMWHAAMLAVDLVAKLQGGGAWKLIKDADQSPNTDQEDSEDYTEREKKIKRKYAEEAPLRFPESLSSLRLPTEEPLKSTVVRPGRRNNGSKVNSEGLGKAEANSEKSGPYLCTGYWSFLLKEPCPLCAMALVHSRISRIFYGVPNEATGVLGSKTILHAVPGLNHRYQVWSGVLEQECRQASQEIGRRNVD, from the coding sequence ATGGCGATGACTTCGACGAAGCGTTCCAaggaagacaaaacagaaaagACTAGAAGCTGGCTAGCGAAACCGATTTTAAGCTCGGAGTTCACGGACGATCCGCCCCTGGAAGACGTCTACGCGGGTCTACTCAAGCAGAAGAGAGACATTTCAACCGCGATACCAAAGATATCGGCGATTCTACCGGGATTCAATCATCTGAAACGCTGCTCAGCCAGCAAACTCCTCCTGGCGCCTCTAAAAACCACGAAACCATTAGACTCTGCAGGATCTTCTTCCGAGGAAGATACTCTTACTCAAGACGAGCTGAAGACGATGCTAAATGACAAAGGGTTCGATCTAACTTTATTGGAGGACGATTTTGAAATAATAAAGGTTCCAAGCAGACCTGCCAGGACTAAATCTCAAGCAGCCCAAGCCTCCAAGATCTGGCCCCTGAATTTCCACCCGGACCCCACCGTGGAGAAGCTGATCGATGGATCGATCTTCACGGAGCGGCATCTGGAGCTGATCGAGGGGTACATGAGCATCGCCGTGGAAGCTGCCAGGTTGGAAGCTGTGGGGAACGAAATCTGCAACGGCAGCGCAGTGATCGTTGATCCAGAGGACGGTAGGGTCCTCGCGATAGCTGCGTCGAGGATCGATCTGCACCCCATGTGGCACGCAGCTATGCTGGCCGTGGATCTCGTTGCCAAACTCCAAGGAGGCGGGGCTTGGAAGTTGATAAAAGACGCCGATCAATCCCCAAACACCGATCAAGAGGACAGCGAGGACTATAcggaaagagagaagaagatCAAGAGGAAGTACGCCGAAGAGGCTCCGCTACGTTTTCCGGAATCGTTGTCTAGCTTACGTTTGCCGACAGAGGAACCTTTAAAGTCGACTGTAGTGCGTCCTGGAAGAAGGAACAATGGTTCTAAAGTCAATTCTGAAGGTTTAGGGAAAGCTGAAGCGAATTCGGAGAAGAGTGGTCCTTATCTTTGCACCGGCTACTGGAGCTTCCTGCTGAAGGAGCCTTGTCCCCTTTGCGCCATGGCTCTGGTGCACTCCAGGATCTCCAGGATATTCTACGGAGTCCCGAACGAGGCTACAGGGGTTCTAGGCTCGAAGACGATTCTGCACGCGGTGCCTGGTCTGAATCATCGGTACCAAGTTTGGAGCGGCGTCCTGGAACAGGAATGTCGTCAGGCGTCTCAAGAAATCGGGCGCAGGAACGTCGACTGA